From Pseudoalteromonas sp. DL-6, one genomic window encodes:
- a CDS encoding crotonase/enoyl-CoA hydratase family protein, with translation MIKLEKKQGIATVTLHREEKQNALSFAMFVELNKVIKNIKKDASIRAVVLTGEGEHFCAGLDINAVMASPFNIIKLLFKWLPGNQNLAQKVVLGWQSLSVPVIAKINGNCLGGGLQIALGADYRIVHHDAKLAIMEARWGLCPDMGANVMLAGLVKRDQALWLASHADPISAQHAFELGLVTKTTDDTDKATKEMLDTLQARSPDTLAAIKRVTQQSYKAPARKILAKETWSQIRLLINPNTKKAIAKAKGKTDIEFANAKRW, from the coding sequence ATGATAAAATTAGAAAAAAAACAGGGTATCGCTACGGTTACATTGCATCGCGAAGAAAAACAAAATGCCTTAAGCTTTGCTATGTTTGTTGAGCTTAATAAAGTGATTAAAAATATAAAAAAAGACGCCAGTATTCGTGCGGTTGTATTAACCGGTGAGGGTGAACACTTTTGTGCAGGACTCGATATCAATGCGGTTATGGCCTCACCATTCAACATTATAAAGCTCCTATTTAAATGGCTGCCTGGTAATCAAAACCTAGCACAAAAAGTAGTCTTAGGTTGGCAATCATTGAGTGTGCCTGTAATTGCTAAAATTAACGGAAATTGCCTCGGTGGTGGGCTACAAATAGCGCTCGGGGCTGATTACCGGATTGTTCATCACGATGCCAAACTCGCCATTATGGAAGCGCGCTGGGGGTTATGCCCCGACATGGGCGCTAATGTTATGCTTGCAGGACTAGTAAAACGCGACCAAGCACTTTGGCTAGCAAGCCATGCTGACCCCATTAGTGCTCAACACGCTTTTGAACTCGGTTTAGTAACAAAAACAACCGACGATACAGATAAAGCAACGAAAGAAATGCTTGATACATTACAAGCACGTTCACCTGACACATTAGCGGCAATAAAGCGAGTAACTCAACAAAGCTATAAAGCCCCAGCTCGAAAAATACTCGCCAAAGAAACATGGAGCCAAATTCGCTTATTAATCAACCCCAATACTAAAAAAGCCATTGCTAAAGCAAAAGGTAAAACTGATATTGAGTTTGCAAACGCCAAACGCTGGTAA
- a CDS encoding SoxR reducing system RseC family protein, with amino-acid sequence MIEQTLTVVALSGHVAHLEAQQKQACEGCNGRCGSQVFSKLFGTAKKTLPYKFETQLEVGQKVTLSLDDSHVVKHAFAVYMLPLFLSLIFALISSELILLAEGWQILAAILGGITGFLIAKTWVKSLRHEIKVIKIHPISLPLTQIDGD; translated from the coding sequence ATGATAGAACAAACGTTAACCGTCGTGGCCCTTAGTGGCCACGTTGCGCATTTAGAAGCCCAACAAAAACAGGCCTGTGAAGGCTGTAATGGACGTTGTGGCTCACAGGTGTTTAGCAAGTTATTTGGTACCGCCAAAAAAACCTTGCCCTATAAATTTGAAACGCAATTAGAGGTGGGGCAAAAAGTGACCCTGTCACTGGATGACAGCCATGTTGTAAAACATGCCTTTGCCGTTTACATGTTGCCCTTGTTTTTGAGTTTAATCTTCGCCTTAATAAGCAGTGAATTAATATTATTGGCCGAAGGCTGGCAAATTTTAGCAGCGATATTGGGTGGCATCACCGGCTTTTTAATTGCTAAAACATGGGTAAAATCACTTAGACATGAGATTAAAGTGATAAAAATTCATCCAATTAGTCTCCCTTTAACTCAAATAGATGGTGATTGA
- a CDS encoding peptidylprolyl isomerase — MIVAANKVVKMHYSVLDNDGNTIDNSFGGEPLIFIVGTGYLISGLENALQGKQAGDTLSVKVEPEEGYGERHDHLMQAVPKSMFEGMEIEVGMQFRATTDDGDQSVMIIDIQDEEVIVDGNNPLAGITLNFDVEILEVRDATAEELEHGHVHGEGGCGHEH, encoded by the coding sequence ATGATCGTTGCAGCAAATAAAGTGGTAAAAATGCATTACTCTGTTTTAGATAATGACGGAAATACCATTGATAACTCATTTGGCGGTGAGCCATTAATTTTTATCGTTGGTACAGGCTACCTGATCTCAGGGCTTGAAAATGCGCTGCAAGGCAAGCAAGCTGGCGATACACTAAGTGTAAAAGTAGAACCAGAAGAAGGTTACGGTGAGCGTCATGATCACTTAATGCAAGCCGTACCAAAATCAATGTTTGAAGGTATGGAAATTGAAGTGGGCATGCAATTTCGTGCAACCACCGATGACGGCGACCAATCAGTAATGATCATCGATATTCAAGATGAAGAAGTCATTGTTGATGGTAACAACCCACTTGCCGGTATTACACTTAACTTTGATGTAGAAATTTTAGAAGTACGCGATGCAACAGCCGAAGAGCTTGAGCATGGCCACGTACATGGCGAAGGCGGTTGTGGTCACGAGCACTAA
- a CDS encoding DUF481 domain-containing protein: MRNSFVLLLLLFSCFSWAVDPFEDFHQYGQLSDEEIHELHKGEVLYGDTEFGFILSKGNTNSTSFKLKGNLYQDFENWRNQFKIDSLYKRDENEETGESDVTANRVFVSAQGNYKVGVKNSSFFIYGDYEEDEFSGLDFKSTVATGYGARVYQGVKNKVDIDIGPGLYRSVADDESTALEDDKDKMGYLLRIAMQWERLVSKRTRFNQDISIEQSLSGLNSRLKSETALISQVVGAVSLKFAYMYRYNSKPEEDKLKYDSELSATLVYSF; this comes from the coding sequence TTGCGAAACTCCTTTGTATTACTGCTTTTATTATTTAGCTGCTTTAGCTGGGCTGTTGATCCTTTTGAAGATTTTCATCAGTATGGTCAGCTTTCAGATGAAGAGATTCATGAGTTACACAAAGGCGAAGTACTGTATGGCGATACCGAATTTGGTTTTATTTTAAGTAAAGGCAATACCAACTCCACCAGTTTTAAGCTTAAAGGGAATCTTTATCAAGATTTTGAAAACTGGCGAAATCAATTCAAAATAGACTCCCTCTACAAACGTGACGAAAATGAAGAAACAGGTGAGTCTGATGTGACTGCTAATCGCGTGTTTGTATCTGCACAAGGCAACTATAAAGTAGGGGTTAAAAACTCGTCATTCTTTATTTATGGGGATTACGAGGAAGATGAATTTAGTGGCCTTGATTTTAAAAGCACTGTAGCAACTGGTTATGGTGCACGTGTTTATCAAGGGGTTAAAAATAAAGTAGATATAGATATTGGCCCAGGTTTATACCGCTCAGTTGCTGATGATGAGTCAACAGCACTTGAAGACGACAAAGACAAAATGGGCTATTTACTTCGTATTGCAATGCAGTGGGAACGGTTGGTATCTAAGCGCACCCGATTTAATCAGGATATTAGTATAGAGCAGTCATTGTCTGGGCTTAATTCACGGTTAAAGTCAGAAACGGCATTAATTAGCCAAGTGGTTGGCGCGGTATCGCTTAAATTTGCGTATATGTACCGTTATAATTCTAAGCCTGAGGAAGATAAGCTTAAATACGATTCAGAGCTCAGTGCAACCTTAGTGTACAGTTTTTAA
- the nadB gene encoding L-aspartate oxidase: MNQNKHHITDVAIIGSGAAGLSLALSLANYCNVTVISKGELTEGSTLYAQGGIAAVFDKKNDSIESHVEDTLDAGGGLCDREAVHYTASNAHDCLQWLIDQGVPFDMEFDSKGKERFHLTREGGHSHRRILHAADATGKAVQTTLISQVQAHNNITLLEHYNAIDLITDKNIGKTGSHVHGMHVWNKKAKKVETIGAKFVALATGGASKVYLYTSNPDVSSGDGIAMAWRAGCRVANMEFNQFHPTSLYHPELQNFLITEAMRGEGAYLKRPDGTRFMKEFDEREELAPRDIVARAIDFEMKRLGANCLYLDISHKDKDFIIEHFPTIYAKCLSVGLDITKEAIPVVPAAHYTCGGVMTDFNGKADLANLYAVGEVAYTGLHGANRMASNSLLECIVFAHAAAKDILSKIETAPALVDLPSWDESRVSNSDEEIVITHNWHELRLFMWDYVGIVRSTKRLERALHRVELLQQEIHDYYANFRVSNNLLELRNLVQVAELIIRSAMERKESRGLHFTIDYPEQNENPTPTILTPPRN, from the coding sequence ATGAACCAAAATAAACATCACATTACCGATGTCGCTATTATTGGTAGCGGCGCAGCAGGCTTATCACTTGCTTTATCTTTGGCTAATTACTGTAACGTTACCGTGATCAGTAAAGGTGAATTAACCGAAGGTTCTACTCTTTATGCCCAAGGCGGAATTGCCGCTGTTTTTGATAAAAAAAATGACAGTATAGAGTCTCACGTTGAAGATACCTTAGATGCAGGTGGCGGTTTGTGTGACAGAGAAGCTGTTCATTACACTGCCAGTAATGCGCATGACTGCCTACAATGGTTGATTGATCAAGGCGTACCTTTTGATATGGAATTTGATAGTAAAGGTAAAGAGCGCTTTCATTTAACCCGCGAAGGGGGTCATAGCCATCGACGCATTTTGCATGCTGCCGATGCCACTGGCAAAGCAGTGCAAACAACGCTGATTAGCCAAGTTCAAGCGCACAACAATATCACCTTGTTAGAGCATTACAATGCGATTGATCTAATTACAGATAAAAATATCGGTAAGACGGGGTCACATGTTCACGGTATGCATGTGTGGAATAAAAAAGCCAAAAAAGTAGAAACTATTGGCGCAAAATTTGTTGCCCTAGCTACGGGTGGCGCAAGTAAAGTGTACCTTTACACCTCTAACCCTGATGTTTCTAGTGGTGATGGCATTGCAATGGCGTGGCGTGCGGGATGTCGCGTTGCTAACATGGAATTTAATCAATTTCATCCAACCAGCCTTTATCATCCAGAATTACAAAACTTTTTAATTACCGAAGCAATGCGTGGGGAAGGTGCCTATTTAAAACGCCCTGATGGCACTCGCTTTATGAAAGAGTTTGATGAACGAGAAGAACTCGCTCCGCGCGATATTGTAGCGCGCGCTATCGACTTTGAAATGAAACGCCTTGGCGCAAATTGCTTATATTTAGATATTAGCCATAAAGACAAAGATTTTATTATTGAACACTTCCCTACTATCTACGCTAAATGCTTGAGTGTAGGGCTTGATATAACCAAAGAGGCAATCCCTGTCGTTCCCGCAGCACATTACACCTGTGGTGGCGTAATGACCGACTTTAACGGCAAAGCGGATTTAGCAAATTTGTACGCTGTGGGTGAAGTGGCTTATACCGGCCTGCATGGTGCTAATCGCATGGCGAGTAACTCGTTATTAGAGTGCATTGTGTTTGCCCATGCAGCAGCAAAAGATATTTTGAGTAAAATAGAGACCGCACCCGCGCTGGTTGATTTACCTAGTTGGGACGAAAGTCGTGTATCTAATTCAGATGAAGAAATTGTCATCACTCACAACTGGCATGAGCTACGATTGTTTATGTGGGATTATGTTGGGATTGTACGCTCAACTAAACGCCTTGAACGTGCGCTTCATCGTGTTGAGTTACTACAACAAGAAATACACGACTATTACGCAAACTTTAGAGTAAGTAATAACTTACTTGAATTACGTAATTTGGTGCAAGTTGCCGAGCTTATAATTAGAAGTGCAATGGAACGTAAAGAAAGTCGTGGACTACACTTTACCATTGATTATCCAGAGCAAAATGAGAACCCAACGCCCACTATTTTGACCCCTCCGCGTAATTAA
- a CDS encoding CidA/LrgA family protein — translation MKYFLSSAIILLCLAAGKLIMHFIDASFPAPLLAMVILLVLLLSGIVKEQQLTPCASPILNVMPIFFIPAGVGFIEHLGLIKTHWPFLTTVMIIVPLSSLILVASIVGHFKGTENNE, via the coding sequence ATGAAATACTTTTTAAGTAGCGCTATCATTTTGCTTTGTTTGGCAGCGGGCAAACTTATTATGCACTTTATTGATGCCAGTTTCCCTGCGCCACTGTTAGCAATGGTTATTTTACTGGTACTGCTTTTATCAGGCATTGTTAAAGAGCAACAACTTACCCCATGTGCTTCGCCTATTTTAAATGTAATGCCTATTTTCTTTATTCCTGCAGGCGTTGGCTTTATTGAACACTTGGGACTTATAAAAACCCATTGGCCATTTTTAACCACCGTGATGATTATAGTGCCCTTGAGTAGCTTAATTTTAGTAGCCAGTATCGTTGGTCACTTTAAAGGCACTGAAAACAATGAATGA
- a CDS encoding folate-binding protein YgfZ: MSQVYACPLSHQVISLSGADKLSYLHGQITQDLNKLNNSNFLWAGHCSAKGKLWGVFKLFSYQQSYFLTGSSAEVEHSLAELKKYAVFAKVEINKASERLIGLLGDDLTDLLTQLDIHFSDDATACDFAHGKALKLAPNRVLLMVDSQFCLPDDVSTLDNDALWQQASILAGEPQLSVDAIDEYVPQMVNLQAINGISFKKGCYTGQETVARMKYLGKNKRAMYIVSGQSEGLLEAPDIETQLGENWRRAGKLIAQSYNEQTQTLTGLVVLPNDTDIDQTLRAKHTPSVELNILPLPYSLEDE, translated from the coding sequence ATGTCTCAGGTTTATGCATGTCCTTTATCACATCAGGTTATTAGCCTCTCAGGCGCAGATAAATTATCGTATCTCCACGGACAAATCACTCAAGATCTAAATAAACTTAATAACAGCAACTTTTTGTGGGCAGGTCACTGTAGTGCAAAAGGTAAGTTATGGGGTGTATTTAAGCTATTTTCTTATCAACAAAGTTACTTTTTAACAGGCTCAAGTGCAGAAGTAGAGCACTCTCTTGCTGAATTAAAAAAATATGCTGTATTTGCAAAAGTTGAAATTAATAAAGCCTCAGAGCGATTAATTGGTTTACTTGGTGATGACCTAACAGACTTACTCACACAATTGGATATTCACTTTAGCGATGACGCCACAGCCTGTGACTTCGCCCATGGTAAAGCACTGAAACTGGCACCAAACCGCGTTTTATTGATGGTTGATAGCCAATTTTGCCTACCTGACGACGTGTCAACTCTCGACAACGATGCCCTATGGCAACAAGCGTCTATACTCGCTGGTGAACCGCAATTAAGTGTCGATGCGATTGATGAGTACGTACCGCAAATGGTTAATCTGCAAGCCATTAACGGCATTAGCTTTAAAAAGGGTTGCTACACAGGCCAAGAAACCGTTGCACGTATGAAGTACCTAGGCAAAAACAAACGTGCTATGTATATCGTTTCTGGGCAAAGTGAAGGGTTACTCGAAGCACCCGACATTGAAACTCAATTAGGTGAAAACTGGCGCCGCGCAGGTAAACTTATTGCGCAAAGCTATAATGAACAAACACAGACTTTAACTGGTTTGGTCGTGTTGCCAAACGATACTGATATCGATCAGACTCTTCGTGCAAAACACACCCCTTCGGTAGAGCTAAACATTCTGCCTCTACCTTACTCTCTTGAAGATGAATAA
- a CDS encoding MucB/RseB C-terminal domain-containing protein has protein sequence MKVITFIMSLVLSFNTFANDTNPAKDLLLEMASAVHTRNFDASFVVVKGKSMEPYRWVHAKQGDIELEHLSLLNGAGLEMIRIDDQVTYFEPQSEPYSLTTDSIAGPIPEVLFKDINRLSAHYDFVLGGKGRIAGRPAQLVRIESKNDDKYNYWIWIDTESSLLLKAAYVNHQGEALEQLQLTHISVTEQPASLLLEVLNRNFPTPLPANSIAEQSKANAMNWTIGWLPEGFELLKSDRHKLDLNNELTDYYLFSDGFVEVSVFVQRPLPGKRLSGALTSGATTIYVHNGGNFDVSVVGNIPTTSAKAIAESVSRAL, from the coding sequence ATGAAAGTAATCACTTTTATTATGTCATTGGTGTTAAGTTTTAACACTTTTGCCAATGACACAAACCCCGCTAAAGATTTACTGCTTGAAATGGCCAGTGCAGTTCACACTCGTAATTTCGACGCCTCTTTTGTTGTTGTTAAAGGTAAAAGTATGGAGCCCTACCGCTGGGTGCATGCTAAACAAGGTGATATAGAGCTTGAGCATTTAAGTTTGCTCAATGGCGCTGGCCTTGAAATGATCCGTATTGACGACCAAGTTACCTACTTTGAGCCACAATCAGAACCTTACTCGTTAACAACCGACTCAATTGCAGGTCCCATCCCAGAAGTTTTATTTAAAGATATTAATCGCCTAAGTGCGCATTATGATTTTGTGCTTGGTGGTAAAGGCCGTATTGCGGGGCGTCCTGCTCAGCTGGTTCGAATTGAATCTAAAAACGATGACAAATATAACTATTGGATTTGGATTGATACTGAGTCTTCGTTATTATTAAAAGCCGCTTATGTTAATCATCAAGGCGAAGCACTTGAGCAATTACAACTTACCCATATCAGTGTAACTGAGCAACCGGCAAGCTTATTATTAGAAGTACTTAATCGTAATTTTCCAACCCCATTACCCGCTAATTCAATTGCTGAACAAAGCAAAGCAAATGCCATGAATTGGACTATTGGTTGGCTACCTGAAGGGTTTGAACTACTCAAGTCAGATAGACATAAGCTCGACTTAAACAATGAATTAACAGACTACTATTTATTTTCTGATGGATTCGTTGAGGTATCAGTATTTGTACAACGACCACTACCGGGCAAGCGTTTAAGCGGAGCACTGACCTCGGGTGCAACCACTATATATGTGCACAACGGCGGAAATTTTGATGTGTCTGTGGTGGGGAATATCCCAACAACGAGTGCTAAAGCGATTGCAGAGTCGGTATCACGGGCATTATAG
- the lepA gene encoding translation elongation factor 4 yields MKHIRNFSIIAHIDHGKSTLSDRLIQVCGGLTDREMQKQVLDSMDIERERGITIKAQSVTLNYKANDGETYQLNFIDTPGHVDFTYEVSRSLAACEGALLVVDAGQGVEAQTLANCYTAIEMDLEVIPVLNKIDLPQADPLRVAEEIEDIIGIDALDAVQCSAKTGVGIAEVLEMIVKDVPPPVGDKDAPLQALIIDSWFDPYQGVVSLVRIKHGELRAGDKIKIMSNENVHTADHVGIFTPKQTNTGVLRTGEVGFVIAGIKEIHGAPVGDTITHQKNAAPLRLPGFQKIKPQVYAGMFPIASDDYESFRDALNKLSLNDASLFFEPENSTALGFGFRCGFLGMLHMEIIQERLEREYDIDLITTAPTVIYEVVTKEGTTQIDNPSDLPAVNDILEIREPVVEANILVPQEYLGSVITLCVDKRGMQTKMSYHGKQVAVTYELPMAEVVMDFFDKLKSTSRGFASLDYNFKHFQTSDMVRVDILINGERVDALAIIVHRESAQSRGRQLADALKELIPRQMFDIAIQAAIGQHVIARTTVKQLRKNVIAKCYGGDVSRKKKLLQKQKDGKKRMKQLGNVEVPQEAFLAILKVGK; encoded by the coding sequence ATGAAGCATATCCGTAATTTTTCGATCATCGCCCACATTGACCATGGTAAATCGACCCTTTCTGACCGTTTGATCCAAGTTTGTGGTGGTTTAACCGACCGTGAAATGCAGAAGCAGGTTCTAGATTCAATGGATATTGAACGTGAACGTGGCATTACCATTAAGGCGCAAAGTGTAACGTTAAACTACAAAGCAAACGATGGTGAAACGTACCAGCTCAACTTTATCGACACTCCTGGGCACGTTGACTTTACTTATGAAGTATCACGCTCACTAGCAGCGTGTGAAGGCGCATTATTGGTTGTTGATGCCGGCCAAGGTGTTGAAGCACAAACATTAGCTAACTGTTACACCGCCATTGAAATGGACTTAGAAGTTATACCGGTTCTGAATAAAATTGATTTACCGCAAGCCGACCCATTACGTGTAGCCGAAGAAATTGAAGACATTATTGGTATTGATGCCCTTGATGCCGTGCAATGTAGCGCCAAAACAGGTGTGGGTATTGCTGAAGTACTTGAAATGATCGTTAAAGATGTACCGCCACCAGTTGGTGATAAAGACGCACCATTACAAGCGCTAATTATCGATTCTTGGTTTGACCCATACCAAGGCGTTGTATCGCTAGTGCGTATTAAGCATGGTGAATTACGCGCTGGCGACAAAATTAAAATCATGTCAAACGAGAACGTACATACCGCAGATCATGTGGGTATTTTTACGCCTAAACAAACTAACACCGGTGTTTTACGCACAGGTGAAGTAGGGTTTGTTATTGCCGGTATTAAAGAAATACACGGTGCACCAGTAGGCGATACTATTACTCATCAAAAAAATGCGGCACCACTGCGCTTACCTGGTTTTCAGAAAATTAAACCACAAGTCTACGCGGGCATGTTCCCAATTGCGTCAGATGATTACGAGTCGTTCCGTGATGCACTTAACAAACTAAGCTTAAACGATGCGTCGTTATTCTTTGAACCAGAAAATTCAACCGCGTTAGGGTTTGGTTTCCGTTGTGGCTTCTTAGGTATGCTGCACATGGAAATTATTCAAGAGCGTTTAGAGCGTGAATACGACATTGACTTAATCACCACAGCACCAACGGTTATTTATGAGGTAGTGACTAAAGAGGGCACTACACAAATAGATAACCCGTCTGACCTACCAGCCGTAAACGATATTTTAGAAATACGTGAGCCAGTAGTAGAAGCAAATATTTTAGTACCACAAGAGTACTTGGGAAGCGTAATCACGTTATGTGTTGATAAGCGCGGTATGCAAACTAAAATGAGCTATCACGGCAAGCAAGTTGCAGTAACGTATGAACTGCCAATGGCTGAAGTGGTAATGGATTTCTTTGATAAGTTAAAATCAACCAGTCGTGGTTTTGCGTCGCTTGATTATAACTTTAAGCACTTCCAAACCTCAGACATGGTACGTGTAGATATACTTATTAATGGCGAGCGCGTCGATGCTCTAGCTATTATTGTACACCGCGAAAGCGCGCAGTCTCGTGGTCGTCAGCTTGCTGATGCGTTAAAAGAGCTTATACCGCGTCAAATGTTTGATATTGCGATTCAGGCAGCAATTGGTCAGCATGTAATCGCCCGTACAACTGTAAAGCAACTACGTAAAAACGTAATCGCGAAGTGTTACGGTGGTGACGTGAGTCGTAAGAAAAAATTACTTCAAAAACAAAAAGATGGTAAAAAGCGAATGAAGCAACTTGGTAACGTTGAAGTGCCTCAAGAAGCGTTCTTAGCCATTTTAAAAGTTGGTAAATAA
- a CDS encoding HI1450 family dsDNA-mimic protein translates to MSGPRLFTVEEATHQAYDIFLELAPNNLSDKDVEEFNLYREELGFIEEDEPDEQWQDFVALEIEPEHFIQVLVGLEFDNEDVLFAKILISLDKDAPFCHILWKESE, encoded by the coding sequence ATGTCAGGTCCACGTTTATTTACGGTAGAAGAAGCAACTCATCAAGCTTATGATATTTTTTTAGAGCTGGCTCCCAATAATTTAAGCGATAAAGATGTTGAAGAATTTAACCTGTACCGTGAAGAGCTAGGCTTTATTGAAGAAGATGAGCCTGATGAACAGTGGCAAGACTTTGTTGCCTTAGAAATTGAACCTGAGCATTTTATTCAAGTATTAGTAGGCCTTGAGTTTGATAATGAAGACGTATTATTTGCGAAAATTTTAATTAGCCTTGATAAAGATGCACCTTTTTGTCATATTTTGTGGAAAGAAAGTGAATAA
- the rpoE gene encoding RNA polymerase sigma factor RpoE has protein sequence MSEQELDLALVKRVQQGDKNAFNLLVKKYQNKIAGLISRYVSNQGDIADVAQEAFIKAYRALPNFRGDSAFYTWLYRIAVNCAKNYLVAQGRKPPANDIDAEDAEFYEGADSMRSNASPENLLLSEEVRAVIFNTIDSLPEDLKTAITLREIEGMSYEEIAVVMDCPVGTVRSRIFRAREAIDNKLNPLIGES, from the coding sequence ATGAGCGAGCAGGAATTAGATTTAGCGTTAGTGAAAAGGGTTCAGCAGGGAGATAAAAACGCCTTTAACCTATTAGTTAAGAAGTATCAGAACAAGATTGCCGGTTTGATCTCACGTTATGTATCAAATCAAGGTGACATTGCTGATGTAGCACAAGAGGCGTTTATTAAAGCGTACCGTGCCCTTCCAAACTTTCGTGGTGACAGTGCTTTTTATACTTGGCTTTACCGTATCGCCGTTAATTGTGCTAAAAATTATTTAGTGGCTCAAGGGCGTAAACCGCCAGCAAATGATATAGATGCTGAGGATGCCGAGTTTTATGAAGGTGCAGATTCAATGCGTTCTAACGCGTCACCTGAAAATTTACTATTAAGCGAAGAAGTACGCGCTGTTATTTTTAATACGATTGATAGTTTGCCTGAAGATCTTAAAACCGCGATTACTCTTAGAGAAATTGAGGGTATGAGCTATGAAGAAATAGCCGTGGTGATGGATTGCCCAGTCGGGACGGTACGTTCGCGTATTTTTCGTGCCCGTGAAGCAATTGATAATAAATTAAACCCATTGATAGGCGAGTCTTAG
- a CDS encoding RseA family anti-sigma factor, translating into MTKAHVNRLDNESLSALLDGEQTLNDAAIASDDVATFGRYALIGDAMRAKENNNNMDFDISDRISLALESEPVYADFSQSDSVATPSSTETDNKVVAFNWRKPVAQLAIAASVAMFTIVGVNTLPQGEDAPQNEIPLLQTTPLTGMASPVSYSSAPALDNAEQGLRELQQQRIGALVLEHQRQARVAHSLKTAKTDETSPEEKN; encoded by the coding sequence ATGACAAAAGCACACGTTAACCGCTTAGATAACGAATCGTTATCAGCATTACTTGACGGTGAGCAAACTTTAAATGATGCCGCTATTGCATCAGATGATGTTGCTACGTTTGGCCGTTACGCGTTAATCGGTGATGCAATGCGAGCTAAAGAAAATAACAATAATATGGACTTTGATATTAGCGATCGCATTTCGTTAGCACTTGAGAGTGAGCCCGTTTATGCAGACTTTAGCCAGTCTGACAGTGTGGCAACCCCTTCAAGCACCGAAACAGACAACAAAGTAGTGGCGTTTAATTGGCGTAAACCGGTTGCCCAATTGGCAATTGCAGCAAGTGTAGCAATGTTTACTATTGTTGGCGTGAACACCTTACCGCAAGGTGAAGATGCTCCACAAAATGAAATTCCTTTACTGCAAACCACGCCGTTAACCGGCATGGCGTCGCCAGTAAGCTACTCATCAGCACCAGCACTTGATAACGCAGAGCAAGGCTTGCGCGAGCTTCAACAGCAACGCATTGGCGCATTAGTACTTGAACATCAGCGTCAAGCGCGTGTTGCTCATTCGTTAAAAACAGCTAAAACAGATGAAACATCGCCAGAGGAAAAAAACTAA
- a CDS encoding succinate dehydrogenase assembly factor 2, with product MVEIHSKARIRWACRRGMLELDVLFMPFVEEAYDSLDAKQQAIFQRLLTQEDPDLFAWFMGHEECKDAELNSMVQLILDRVRV from the coding sequence ATGGTTGAAATACATAGTAAAGCACGTATCCGTTGGGCTTGTCGCCGTGGCATGTTAGAGCTAGATGTTTTGTTTATGCCGTTTGTTGAAGAAGCTTATGATTCGTTAGATGCTAAACAGCAAGCGATTTTTCAGCGTCTATTAACCCAAGAAGACCCAGATTTATTCGCTTGGTTTATGGGCCATGAAGAATGTAAAGACGCAGAGCTAAACAGCATGGTTCAGCTAATTTTAGACCGAGTTCGTGTATAG